DNA sequence from the Deinococcus budaensis genome:
AGTTGGGTTGCGCCCGGTAGGTGTGGGCGATGCCCGCCCAGGCGTACCCTGCCGAGCGCACCCAGCGCCGCCAGGAGAGGGCCGAGCCGCCCGGGTTCATGCGCCGGGCCTCACGAGGACTCGGGGGGAAGCGCCGCCCGCGCCGCCTCCCAGGCGTCGTGGAAGACCTGCCACTCCGGCCCGGTCGCGCCTTCCTCGAAGCCCAGGCCCTCGGCGTGGGGGTGATCGAAGCCGACCAGATGCGCGAGACCGTGGCTGGCGAGCAGCGCCACCTCGCGCGTCAGGCTGTGGCCGCGCGCCGCCGCCTGCCGCCCCGCCGTGTCCAGGCTGATGATGATGTCGCCCAGGTGCGGCGGCATGAAGGGGTCGCCCGGTTCCCAGGTTGGAAAGCTCAGCACGTCGGTGGGGGCGTCCTCGCCCCAGTGTTCGCGTTTGAGCGCCCGGA
Encoded proteins:
- the ybeY gene encoding rRNA maturation RNase YbeY, whose protein sequence is MIDLVARKTPPPGLRPALRASLAAAMRHFGVQDREVTVVLVGDRAIRALKREHWGEDAPTDVLSFPTWEPGDPFMPPHLGDIIISLDTAGRQAAARGHSLTREVALLASHGLAHLVGFDHPHAEGLGFEEGATGPEWQVFHDAWEAARAALPPESS